The Penaeus monodon isolate SGIC_2016 chromosome 5, NSTDA_Pmon_1, whole genome shotgun sequence genome window below encodes:
- the LOC119573470 gene encoding tRNA 2'-phosphotransferase 1-like, translating into MKVEDPELTEITLEDRVLEVVHGTYYRHWPSIREQGLSRMNRTHIHFAPGLPGDSSVISGMRSSCQLYIWINLPKALEDGFKFYKSANNVILCPGNEEGFLPPKYFAKAVDKRTGGDCL; encoded by the exons ATGAAG GTAGAAGATCCAGAGTTGACAGAAATCACTCTTGAGGACAGGGTGCTAGAGGTAGTCCATGGGACATATTACCGCCATTGGCCTAGCATCAGGGAGCAGGGTCTGAGTCGCATGAATAGGACGCACATTCATTTTGCCCCAGGTTTACCAGGCGACTCATCTGTCATAAGTGGCATGCGCTCTTCTTGCCAGCTGTACATCTGGATCAATTTGCCCAAGGCACTGGAGG ATGGTTTTAAATTCTACAAGTCTGCAAACAATGTGATATTGTGTCCGGGTAATGAAGAGGGATTTTTGCCTCCAAAGTACTTTGCAAAAGCTGTAGACAAGAGAACAG